In one Lycium barbarum isolate Lr01 chromosome 7, ASM1917538v2, whole genome shotgun sequence genomic region, the following are encoded:
- the LOC132603157 gene encoding uncharacterized protein LOC132603157, whose product MPRPGPRPYECVKRAWHSDRHQPIRGSIIQQIFRVVRERHSVVTKKNKEWQQKLPVVVLKAEQIMYSKANSEAEYMDPETLWDRINDAIDTIIRRDESETGQFLPPCVEAALNLGCIPERASRSQRNTNPRSYLSPRTQEPHCVPPKVFSRNTNELNSANQPLFLRPSNVNSPRLASEFDRPSMPSINNMGASSSANAVIIPESSSSLDVGSVYPLFYGNDLQPEVSPLVPQGPQHNVIVGKPIYPSVVEPAEISRFPSLFPCRRDDIQEKSCQADYRDNTRRVPELDCDLSLRLGQASCTGDFRPSDDSHERDQFKLMNSTGKEFTFFPMESANSPSGLHRAHGNLENYGHNAETLFRKHKMPVRPSDGFQERKDKEYPFFLAESASPSGLQTDRANLEGEGQNAETLPRKRKMPFHNDMELGQCLWQDERTLNRFPGQMKRPGL is encoded by the exons ATGCCTAGACCAGGACCAAGACCATATGAATGTGTTAAAAGAGCTTGGCATAGTGATAGACATCAACCAATTAGAGGTTCTATTATACAACAAATTTTCAG GGTTGTAAGAGAAAGACATAGTGTTGTTACAAAGAAGAACAAAGAATGGCAACAAAAGCTTCCTGTTGTGGTGTTAAAAGCTGAGCAAATTATGTACTCCAAAGCTAATTCTGAG GCTGAATATATGGATCCTGAAACACTTTGGGATAGGATAAATGATGCCATTGATACAATTATTAGAAGAGATGAGTCAGAGACTGGACAGTTCTTGCCTCCTTGTGTTGAAG CTGCTCTTAATTTGGGCTGTATACCGGAGAGAGCATCTAGAAGCCAGCGGAACACTAATCCGAGGAGTTACCTCAGCCCAAGAACTCAAGAACCTCATTGTGTACCTCCTAAAGTTTTTAGTAGAAATACCAATGAGCTAAACTCTGCAAACCAACCACTGTTCCTGAGACCTTCAAATGTCAATTCACCAAGATTAGCTTCAGAGTTTGACAGGCCTTCAATGCCTAGCATCAACAATATGGGTGCTTCTTCAAGCGCTAATGCCGTTATTATTCCGGAAAGTAGTAGTTCATTGGATGTCGGTTCAGTATATCCCCTGTTTTATGGTAATGATCTTCAGCCTGAAGTTTCTCCGCTGGTCCCCCAAGGACCTCAACATAATGTAATTGTTGGGAAACCTATATATCCATCCGTCGTCGAGCCTGCTGAAATCAGCCGCTTCCCGAGCTTGTTTCCTTGCAGGAGAGATGACATTCAAGAAAAATCATGTCAAGCAGATTATAGGGACAACACTAGGAGGGTGCCTGAATTGGATTGTGATTTGTCCTTAAGGTTGGGTCAAGCTAGTTGCACTGGTGATTTTAGGCCAAGTGACGATTCTCATGAAAGAGACCAGTTCAAGCTTATGAACAGTACAGGGAAAGAGTTTACTTTCTTTCCTATGGAGTCTGCCAATAGTCCATCAGGGTTGCACAGAGCTCATggaaatttggagaattatggTCATAATGCAGAAACACTATTTAGGAAGCATAAGATGCCCGTTAGGCCAAGTGACGGTTTTCAGGAAAGAAAAGACAAAGAGTATCCTTTCTTTCTTGCGGAATCTGCAAGTCCATCTGGGTTGCAAACAGATCGGGCAAATTTAGAGGGTGAAGGTCAGAATGCAGAAACACTACCTAGGAAACGTAAGATGCCGTTCCATAACGATATGGAACTTGGGCAATGTTTGTGGCAAGATGAACGAACTTTGAACCGTTTTCCTGGTCAAATGAAAAGGCCAGGTTTGTAA
- the LOC132603158 gene encoding umecyanin-like — MEKMLEFVSFILVLVCVISCGAAGTHNVGGDLGWTVPRGGEADYQKWAANQTFKSGDTLVFTWTGMHTVANVSKEDFEKCTTRNDVQSKSPVSISISGTGPHYFICTIGKHCSLGQKLNVTAEMSAAASALATNALLSAFFMILSIAITM; from the exons ATGGAAAAAATGTTGGaatttgttagttttattttGGTTTTAGTCTGTGTTATAAGTTGTGGTGCTGCAGGAACACATAATGTTGGTGGTGATCTTGGATGGACTGTTCCTCGTGGTGGAGAAGCTGATTACCAAAAGTGGGCTGCTAATCAAACATTCAAATCTGGAGATACTTTAG TATTCACATGGACTGGAATGCACACAGTGGCTAATGTGAGCAAAGAAGATTTTGAAAAATGCACAACTAGAAATGATGTTCAAAGCAAAAGCCCAGTAAGCATTTCTATCAGTGGCACTGGCCCTCACTACTTCATTTGCACCATAGGAAAACACTGCAGCCTCGGCCAGAAACTCAACGTCACCGCTGAAATGTCGGCCGCCGCCTCAGCCTTAGCCACCAATGCCTTATTGTCTGCATTTTTCATGATCTTGTCTATTGCCATCACTATGTAA